The Pecten maximus chromosome 11, xPecMax1.1, whole genome shotgun sequence genome has a segment encoding these proteins:
- the LOC117337861 gene encoding M-phase phosphoprotein 6-like: MAGGPDQKTVLSKNVLQMKFMQRSAIRIEKELNEEENKDIDDEHWVLDLPATQKLENRYIFEPSLMRIENLQYGRMSYCGFNPEIEKLMKRHNTKVELDAAEIKEKELGVEEDEMANRYQSLFGTIAKKFSSKRDRGQIEENSSNLEESHQKSKKRKFLKPADD; encoded by the exons ATGGCGGGTGGGCCTGACCAGAAAACTGTCTTGTCAAAAAATGTTCTTCAAATGAAG tttatGCAGCGGAGTGCAATACGTATAGAAAAAGAACTTAACGAGGaagaaaacaaagacattgATGATGAACATTGGGTTTTGGATCTGCCAGCTACTCAAAAACTAGA AAATAGATACATCTTTGAACCAAGTCTGATGAGAATTGAAAATCTTCAGTATGGCAGGATGTCATACTGTGGCTTTAACCCAGAAATAGAG AAACTGATGAAGCGCCATAACACAAAAGTAGAGCTTGACGCAGCAGAGATCAAGGAGAAGGAGCTAGGTGTGGAGGAGGACGAGATGGCAAacag GTACCAGTCATTATTTGGGACAATAGCTAAGAAATTCAGCAGCAAAAGAGACCGTGGTCAAATAGAAGAAAATTCTTCTAATTTGGAGGAAAGTCACCAGAAATCGAAAAAACGGAAATTTCTCAAACCTGCAGATGAttga